ACTTCGACCTCTTTTCCTATGATGTAGGCGACCCGGTCGTCGGCAACCTCGTCGATTTTCTTGCGATCGATCCTCTTGCCTTCCTCCTGGTCAATCAGCATCGACCCGAGTGGCTCGCCACGCGGCATACTGCCGGCATGGGTGGTAAGAATCCTTTCCGTGCTGAGCTTCATTGAACGCTGCCCCTGCCACTTCGCATCGTCGGTTGGAAAACCCGCTCATCCTAGACTATACTGCATGGCTGTTGTAGCCGGCATGTCGGTTCCAACCAAGAATCGCAAAGTCGATAGGGTCCCAACGACCTCAAAGGGAGGGGCAAATGGCATCAAAACTGCGACTTATCATGTGCGCGATCGCCGGGGCGCTTGCCTGGCAAGTGGCGACAACAGTCCCGGCGGACGCCCAAAACATGTTCTCGGATGTCGACTTGGCCCCGGACAAGACCGGCGGCATCGAGGACATGGAGGACATCACGAAGTATTGCGGCGACAAGCCGCTCAAGGTCGCCTACTCCGACGGTTGGGGCGGCAACTATTGGCGCCAGATCACCCGCGCGGAATTCGAGGACGAGGCGGCGAAATGCCCCAACATCACCGAAGTCCGTTATACCGACGGCGAGTTCAGCGCTGAGAAGCAGATCGCCGACATTCGCGGCCTGATCGCGCAAGAGTTCGATGTCATCGTTGTTTTTGCCGACACCGGCGTGGCGCAGCTGAATGTCATG
The window above is part of the Candidatus Zixiibacteriota bacterium genome. Proteins encoded here:
- a CDS encoding substrate-binding domain-containing protein, with amino-acid sequence MCAIAGALAWQVATTVPADAQNMFSDVDLAPDKTGGIEDMEDITKYCGDKPLKVAYSDGWGGNYWRQITRAEFEDEAAKCPNITEVRYTDGEFSAEKQIADIRGLIAQEFDVIVVFADTGVAQLNVMRQALDAGIAVVPFTTGDAQFGEIGVDYLTRVTETQIGLGKMLAEWMVETLGGEGNVIVQGGTPGNPMTASQAVGWQEVFAAHPGITVLEGPVDTNWDPALAQQ